TACTCGAGATTGGTGGTCTTGCCGCTCAGGCCGGGGCCGTAATAAACAATCTTGAGATTGATTTCTTGAAATGCCCAATTGACGAACATAACCTTCCTGTGTTTTGGCGCGCGGTGGTGCGTTACAGATTGAAAGACTTGTCCAATTCCTTGCCGAGCAACAGGCCGAACTCGACGTCGAGCACTTCGGTGGTCTTTTTTTCCGCCTCCTGCGCCTGGACGAGCACCTGTTTCAAGGCTTCGACGGCTTTGTTGGCGAAGATGCGCACCAAGCCGAGCGCCACCGTCTTTTCGAAGATGATGGCGAGCAGGAAGTTGAAGCCGACGTTGCAGAGGTAGATGTTGCGGCGCTCACCTTCCTGAAAGATGAATTTGAAGCCCTCTTTTTCGCCGATCACCTTGGCCATCTCGCGCATGGCGGAGAAGTCGCCGGCGGTGAGCGCGGCAAACCCGCCCAAATCCAGGGTGACGTTCTTGCCGTGATGGGTGATGGGATTGCCGTTCAGATCGGAGAAGAGCGCGAACTCGGCGCGCGTGCTGACGATGAGATCGCGTAAAATCTCGCTGACTTTGTTAAAGGTTGCCGTCGACAACATGAACGGCGTCGAGGTACGTTCTGCAAGCTGCATGCCCTGGTCCTTTAGTTGATCTTTGAATATCCTGGTTTGAACTTACGTGTTCAACTTTCTATAGAATCTGCTTCACTCCTCCAAAACCGTGTAGTGGATGGTGATTTTTGACGCGAACTCGTGCGGGAAAGTCACTTGATTTTCCCGCAGAGTCTTTTCGCCTCTCGCGCGATGCGACACCAGCAACAGCCCGTGATTCGGCACCCCCTGATGCAACCAAGATCTCACGAGTTGCGTGATATCGAATTCAACGCGATTAATCCCGGT
Above is a window of bacterium DNA encoding:
- a CDS encoding roadblock/LC7 domain-containing protein; amino-acid sequence: MQLAERTSTPFMLSTATFNKVSEILRDLIVSTRAEFALFSDLNGNPITHHGKNVTLDLGGFAALTAGDFSAMREMAKVIGEKEGFKFIFQEGERRNIYLCNVGFNFLLAIIFEKTVALGLVRIFANKAVEALKQVLVQAQEAEKKTTEVLDVEFGLLLGKELDKSFNL